The following are from one region of the Petrotoga mobilis SJ95 genome:
- the rpsJ gene encoding 30S ribosomal protein S10: MASNKYIKIRLKGYDHRLLDESSKKIIDAVKDTEAKVSGPIPLPNKRTVYSVIRSPHKYSYSMEQFEKIVHKRVIYIYNASSDTVTKLLKVNIPAGVSVDIKA; encoded by the coding sequence ATGGCCAGTAATAAGTACATAAAAATACGGCTGAAAGGATACGACCATAGATTACTCGACGAATCATCAAAAAAAATCATCGATGCTGTAAAAGATACCGAAGCTAAAGTTTCTGGTCCAATTCCACTGCCAAATAAGAGAACCGTGTATTCAGTTATAAGGTCCCCGCACAAATATTCATATTCAATGGAACAATTTGAAAAGATTGTTCATAAAAGAGTGATATATATATACAATGCTTCATCCGATACGGTTACTAAACTGTTGAAAGTCAATATTCCAGCGGGAGTATCTGTAGACATAAAAGCTTGA
- the tuf gene encoding elongation factor Tu, translating into MAKEKFVRAKTHMNVGTIGHIDHGKTTLTAAITKALSYKGGADFTPFDMIDKAPEEKARGITINVSHVEYQTDKRHYAHIDCPGHADYIKNMITGAAQMDGAILVVAATDGVMPQTREHVLLARQVNVPALVVFINKVDMVDDEELIDLVEMEVRDLLNSYEFPGDEVPVIRGSALKALEEDNPDGPWTQKIYELMDAVDSYFPDPVREIDKPFLMPIEDIFSITGRGTVVTGRIERGVVHTGDQVEIIGLSYETKKTVVTGVEMFRKILDEGEAGDNVGCLLRGIEKDEVKRGQVLAAPGSITPHKKFKAEVYVLKKEEGGRHTPFTKGYRPQFYIRTADVTGTLVEFSSGAEMVMPGDNINMTVELIYPVALEEGMRFAIREGGRTVGAGVVTEIIE; encoded by the coding sequence ATGGCTAAAGAGAAGTTTGTTAGGGCAAAGACTCACATGAACGTAGGGACTATCGGTCATATTGACCACGGGAAAACAACTTTAACCGCTGCTATTACCAAGGCTTTATCTTACAAAGGTGGGGCAGATTTCACACCTTTTGACATGATAGATAAAGCCCCTGAAGAAAAAGCAAGAGGAATCACCATCAACGTTTCACACGTTGAATATCAAACAGATAAAAGACATTACGCACATATAGATTGTCCAGGTCATGCGGACTACATAAAAAATATGATAACCGGAGCAGCTCAAATGGATGGAGCTATCTTAGTTGTAGCCGCAACTGATGGTGTTATGCCACAAACTAGAGAACATGTTTTGTTGGCAAGGCAGGTTAACGTTCCAGCTTTAGTTGTATTCATTAACAAAGTTGACATGGTTGACGACGAAGAATTAATTGACTTAGTAGAAATGGAGGTAAGAGATCTCCTAAACAGCTATGAATTTCCTGGAGATGAAGTTCCTGTTATAAGGGGTTCAGCCCTAAAGGCGTTGGAAGAAGATAACCCAGATGGTCCTTGGACACAAAAGATATATGAACTTATGGATGCAGTTGATTCTTACTTCCCAGATCCAGTAAGAGAAATCGACAAACCTTTCTTAATGCCCATAGAAGATATTTTCAGTATTACTGGAAGGGGAACAGTTGTCACTGGAAGAATTGAAAGAGGTGTCGTTCACACTGGAGATCAAGTTGAAATAATTGGTTTGAGCTATGAAACAAAAAAGACCGTTGTAACTGGTGTTGAGATGTTTAGAAAGATATTGGATGAAGGTGAAGCAGGAGATAACGTTGGATGTCTCTTAAGAGGTATAGAAAAAGATGAAGTAAAAAGAGGTCAGGTTCTTGCTGCTCCGGGTTCAATCACTCCACATAAAAAATTTAAGGCTGAGGTATACGTATTGAAAAAGGAAGAGGGAGGAAGACACACACCTTTCACTAAAGGTTACAGACCTCAATTTTATATTAGGACAGCCGACGTTACAGGGACTCTTGTAGAATTCTCCAGTGGTGCAGAGATGGTAATGCCTGGCGACAATATCAATATGACAGTAGAATTGATATATCCTGTAGCTCTCGAAGAAGGTATGAGATTCGCTATAAGAGAGGGCGGAAGGACAGTAGGTGCTGGTGTTGTTACAGAAATAATTGAATAA
- the rplC gene encoding 50S ribosomal protein L3 has translation MKGILGKKVGMTRVFKDDKAIPVTVIKAGPCVVVQKKTVETDGYNAIQIGFEEIPERKANKPLMGHFKKAQVKPLRYLREFRVENVDDYEIGQKIDVTIFSEGEKIDLIGNSKGRGYSGVMKRWNFRGGENTHGSKFHRGLGSTGMATFPSKVFKGKKMPGQYGNERVTIQNSEVVYIDVQNNLIAVKGGVPGARGGLVTIREAVKAKRPKTK, from the coding sequence ATGAAAGGTATTTTAGGTAAAAAAGTTGGAATGACTCGTGTTTTTAAAGATGATAAGGCCATCCCGGTGACAGTCATCAAAGCTGGACCTTGTGTGGTAGTTCAAAAGAAAACTGTAGAAACAGATGGTTATAACGCTATACAGATAGGTTTTGAAGAGATACCAGAAAGAAAAGCAAACAAGCCTTTGATGGGTCATTTCAAAAAAGCGCAAGTAAAACCTTTAAGGTATTTAAGAGAATTTAGAGTAGAGAATGTAGATGATTACGAAATCGGTCAAAAAATCGATGTAACAATTTTTTCTGAAGGAGAAAAGATTGATTTAATAGGTAACTCAAAAGGAAGAGGATACTCAGGAGTTATGAAAAGATGGAATTTTAGAGGTGGGGAAAACACTCACGGTTCAAAATTTCATAGAGGTTTAGGATCTACAGGAATGGCAACATTCCCTTCAAAGGTATTCAAAGGAAAGAAGATGCCAGGTCAATACGGAAATGAAAGAGTAACCATTCAAAACTCAGAGGTAGTTTACATTGATGTACAAAACAATCTAATAGCGGTCAAAGGTGGAGTTCCAGGAGCGAGGGGCGGATTGGTAACGATAAGAGAAGCCGTAAAGGCTAAACGCCCAAAAACGAAGTAG